A genomic stretch from Haloferax sp. Atlit-12N includes:
- a CDS encoding adenylate kinase family protein, giving the protein MRVVVTGTPGTGKTTATERVADDLDLDVVHLNRLVKDEGLWTERDEERDTLVVDLDAARDELGDWDGIVESHLAHHFEADRVVVLRCRPDILEQRLLDRGEAETKARENRESEALDVILGEAVEFHGEESVYEIDTTERDPDAVADDIAAVVTGEREPSAGTVDFIDYL; this is encoded by the coding sequence GTGAGAGTCGTCGTCACCGGCACCCCCGGCACCGGAAAGACCACCGCCACCGAGCGCGTCGCCGACGACCTCGACCTCGACGTGGTCCACCTCAACCGACTCGTGAAAGACGAAGGCCTCTGGACCGAGCGCGACGAGGAGCGCGACACGCTCGTCGTCGACCTCGACGCCGCCCGCGACGAACTCGGCGACTGGGACGGCATCGTCGAGAGCCACCTCGCACACCACTTCGAGGCCGACCGCGTGGTCGTGCTTCGCTGTCGACCCGACATCCTCGAACAGCGCCTCCTCGACCGCGGCGAAGCCGAGACGAAGGCGCGCGAGAACCGCGAGTCCGAGGCGCTGGACGTGATTCTCGGCGAGGCCGTCGAGTTCCACGGCGAGGAGTCGGTGTACGAAATCGACACGACCGAGCGCGACCCCGACGCCGTCGCCGACGACATCGCGGCGGTCGTCACGGGCGAGCGCGAACCCTCGGCGGGGACCGTCGACTTCATCGACTACCTATGA
- a CDS encoding GTP cyclohydrolase III, producing the protein MTNTQLTLVQIDNYGPWTVTPDPRREMDLQTLQSRLFADLAQFVGSRDGYAFFTRFDNMVAVTNGLDRDDHELLQESIGNRYPVTLSLGIGADRSPAVALERATDRIQRAGSAQDGDRREVLSGETLADADRSDTDLQIAHFDVNDATGKYTDRLNEFDTFIHIEQGYASLMRHLREEHGALSFFVGGDNIISVTPDLTEDQYRNAIDHVEAEADVELKVGVGTASNAHEAGFAAKHALEDCRHRGTTVEFADAAVETADD; encoded by the coding sequence GTGACGAACACGCAGCTGACACTCGTCCAAATCGACAACTACGGGCCGTGGACGGTCACTCCGGACCCGCGGCGGGAGATGGACCTCCAGACGCTCCAGTCGCGGCTCTTCGCCGACTTGGCCCAGTTCGTCGGCTCTCGCGACGGGTACGCGTTTTTTACCCGGTTCGACAACATGGTCGCGGTCACGAACGGGCTCGACCGCGACGACCACGAACTGCTGCAGGAGTCTATCGGAAACCGCTATCCCGTAACGCTCAGTCTCGGTATCGGCGCCGACCGGTCGCCTGCAGTCGCGCTCGAACGCGCCACCGACCGCATCCAGCGCGCCGGCAGCGCGCAGGACGGCGACCGCCGCGAGGTGCTCTCCGGTGAGACCCTCGCGGACGCCGACCGCTCGGACACCGACCTCCAAATCGCGCACTTCGACGTGAACGACGCGACGGGCAAGTACACCGACCGCCTCAACGAGTTCGACACGTTCATCCACATCGAACAGGGCTACGCGTCGCTCATGCGCCACCTGCGCGAGGAACACGGTGCGCTGTCGTTCTTCGTCGGCGGCGACAACATCATCTCGGTCACGCCCGACCTCACCGAAGACCAGTACCGTAACGCCATCGACCACGTCGAGGCCGAGGCGGACGTGGAACTCAAAGTCGGCGTCGGCACGGCTTCGAACGCCCACGAGGCCGGCTTCGCGGCCAAGCACGCGCTCGAAGACTGCCGCCACCGCGGCACGACCGTCGAGTTCGCCGACGCGGCCGTCGAGACCGCAGACGACTGA
- a CDS encoding methyl-accepting chemotaxis protein: MTRSEDGGLNVGPDPKRPGRTDAAGDDAMVANAKGALDVVREISSTVDGQLDGISRRTETQADDAAAAVDDVSDLSATVEEIAATATEVSDRSERAAERAAEGRSSAREAIEVMEDVRAVSTAVADEVEAFRARVDSVADALAGIDDIAAQTNLLALNASIEAARAGEEGDGFAVVADEVKTLAEEADEIDAVLGTVREETDETVDHLEAVVSEIDRGTEQVEETMQSLDAVTEAVEETANGTKSVSEATDQQAKTTEAVAARIERVAEGADHIEDDVETIRGARAEQTTMLREISGALDSASQSRSERIADTERIPTGVDGLDDLCGGGFAVGSRAVVQHDGEVAVDGLVAQLAAAALDAGYAVSITPPSSLDRRTLAAALDAVGLSFADALDGDRLFVLDAFGEWRTEYNVFDLDRRPLDAVNRTTAERRSDRLFVIGNIAGEIAVMGESAAREARYANDDGVLGDDDTVLNVVDGSSVEAQFGAFYTGAADYVLRASRDGAAQRVELTTAPAGVSEATRRLRTRDRPPYATLVE, from the coding sequence GTGACGCGCTCGGAAGACGGCGGCCTCAACGTGGGGCCCGACCCGAAACGCCCCGGGAGGACCGACGCCGCGGGCGACGACGCGATGGTCGCCAACGCGAAGGGCGCGCTGGACGTGGTGCGCGAGATTTCGAGCACCGTCGACGGTCAACTCGACGGGATATCCCGCCGGACCGAGACGCAGGCCGACGACGCGGCGGCGGCCGTCGACGACGTGTCGGACCTCTCGGCGACCGTCGAGGAGATAGCGGCGACCGCGACCGAGGTCAGCGACCGGTCGGAGCGGGCCGCCGAACGGGCCGCCGAGGGCCGGTCGTCGGCGCGCGAGGCCATCGAGGTGATGGAGGACGTTCGCGCCGTCAGCACCGCGGTGGCCGACGAAGTCGAGGCGTTCCGCGCGCGCGTCGACAGCGTCGCCGACGCGCTGGCCGGCATCGACGACATCGCCGCGCAGACGAACCTGCTCGCGCTCAACGCCTCCATCGAGGCCGCCCGCGCGGGCGAGGAGGGCGACGGCTTCGCTGTCGTCGCCGACGAGGTGAAGACGCTCGCCGAGGAGGCGGACGAAATCGACGCCGTGCTCGGGACGGTCCGCGAGGAGACCGACGAGACGGTCGACCACCTCGAAGCCGTCGTTTCGGAGATCGACCGCGGGACCGAGCAGGTCGAAGAGACCATGCAGAGCCTCGACGCCGTCACCGAGGCCGTCGAGGAGACGGCGAACGGGACGAAGTCAGTCTCCGAAGCGACCGACCAGCAGGCCAAGACGACCGAGGCGGTCGCGGCGCGCATCGAGCGCGTCGCCGAGGGCGCAGACCACATCGAAGACGACGTGGAGACGATTCGCGGGGCGCGCGCGGAGCAGACGACGATGCTCCGAGAAATCAGCGGCGCGCTCGACTCCGCGTCGCAGTCGCGGTCCGAGCGAATCGCGGACACAGAGCGAATCCCGACTGGCGTCGACGGACTCGACGACCTCTGCGGCGGCGGGTTCGCCGTCGGCAGTCGCGCCGTCGTCCAACACGACGGGGAGGTGGCGGTCGACGGGCTCGTCGCGCAACTGGCCGCCGCGGCGCTCGACGCGGGGTACGCCGTGTCGATTACGCCGCCGTCCTCGCTCGACCGACGGACGCTCGCGGCTGCTCTCGACGCGGTCGGCCTCTCGTTCGCGGACGCGCTTGACGGCGACCGGCTGTTCGTCCTCGACGCGTTCGGCGAGTGGCGGACGGAGTACAACGTGTTCGACCTCGACCGCAGACCCTTGGACGCGGTCAACCGGACGACCGCCGAGCGGCGCTCCGACCGACTGTTCGTCATCGGCAACATCGCGGGCGAAATCGCCGTCATGGGCGAGTCGGCCGCACGGGAGGCCCGCTACGCGAACGACGACGGCGTCCTCGGCGACGACGACACCGTCCTCAACGTCGTCGACGGGTCGTCCGTCGAAGCGCAGTTCGGCGCGTTCTACACGGGCGCGGCGGACTACGTCCTCAGGGCGTCCCGCGACGGCGCGGCACAGCGCGTCGAACTCACGACCGCACCGGCCGGCG
- a CDS encoding DUF1648 domain-containing protein translates to MRVPRLTLVGVAILALSAVAGVAALPRLPSSVAIHFGVGGDPDSFVAAPLGVLLIPVIGLGALLVTRFAGAAGSGTNVPPVFDSILATFLAYVQALVLAYNLGARFDMFVAVLPAVVTFGVVAVVLDRAG, encoded by the coding sequence ATGCGTGTCCCCCGATTGACACTCGTCGGCGTCGCGATACTCGCACTCAGCGCCGTCGCGGGCGTCGCGGCCCTCCCCCGACTTCCCTCCTCGGTTGCGATTCACTTCGGCGTCGGCGGCGACCCCGACTCTTTCGTCGCCGCCCCGCTCGGCGTGCTTCTCATCCCGGTCATCGGCCTCGGCGCGCTCCTCGTCACCCGGTTCGCCGGGGCTGCGGGAAGCGGAACCAACGTCCCGCCCGTCTTTGACTCGATACTGGCGACGTTCCTCGCGTACGTGCAGGCGCTCGTCCTCGCATACAACCTCGGGGCGCGGTTCGACATGTTCGTCGCGGTCCTCCCGGCGGTCGTCACGTTCGGCGTCGTCGCCGTCGTCCTCGACCGCGCGGGCTGA
- a CDS encoding DJ-1/PfpI family protein, with amino-acid sequence MSGKKILLLAGDFVEDYEIMVPFQALQMVGHEVHAVCPEKEDGDRCKTAVHDFRGDQTYLETRGHDFALNATFADIDPADYDALVVPGGRAPEYLRGYDEVLDAVRHFFDEGKPVAAICHGPQILAAAGVLDGYEMTAYPAVRAEVERAGCSWVDEVTVDGNLVTGQAWPDHPEWLAAFLDVLGTEISHEPAAAAADD; translated from the coding sequence ATGTCCGGAAAGAAGATTCTGCTCCTCGCCGGCGACTTCGTCGAGGACTACGAGATTATGGTACCGTTCCAGGCACTACAGATGGTGGGTCACGAGGTCCACGCGGTGTGTCCCGAAAAAGAGGACGGCGACCGGTGTAAGACCGCCGTCCACGACTTCCGCGGCGACCAGACGTATCTGGAGACCCGTGGCCACGACTTCGCGCTGAACGCGACGTTCGCCGATATCGACCCCGCGGACTACGACGCGCTCGTCGTCCCCGGCGGCCGCGCACCGGAGTATCTCCGCGGCTACGACGAAGTGCTGGACGCCGTCCGGCACTTCTTCGACGAGGGGAAGCCGGTCGCCGCAATCTGCCACGGCCCGCAGATTCTCGCCGCCGCGGGCGTCCTCGACGGCTACGAGATGACCGCCTATCCCGCCGTTCGCGCGGAAGTCGAGCGCGCGGGTTGCTCGTGGGTCGACGAGGTGACCGTCGACGGCAACCTCGTCACCGGGCAGGCGTGGCCGGACCACCCCGAGTGGCTGGCGGCGTTCCTCGACGTACTCGGCACCGAAATCAGCCACGAACCGGCCGCAGCGGCCGCGGACGACTGA
- the hisC gene encoding histidinol-phosphate transaminase — protein MQPRDLSAHAPYVPGRGTEEVARELGMDPEDLTKLSSNENPHGPSPKAVAAIEDAAPTVSVYPKTAHTDLTERLADKWGLEAEQVWVSPGADGSIDYLTRAMLEPDDRILEPSPGFSYYSMSAQYHHGDAVQYEVSKGDNFEQTADLVLDAYDGERMVYLTTPHNPTGSVLPRDELVELAESVEDHTLLVVDEAYGEFAEEPSAIDLLSEYDNIAVLRTFSKAYGLAGLRIGYACVPEAWADAYARVNTPFAASEVACRAALAALDDEEHVEKSVESARWSREYLREHLDAPTWESEGNFVLVEVADATAVTEAAQREGVIVRDCGSFGLPECIRVSCGTEAQTKRAVDVLNRIVSEVPPA, from the coding sequence ATGCAACCACGGGACCTCTCCGCGCACGCTCCCTACGTACCCGGCCGCGGGACAGAGGAGGTCGCCCGCGAACTCGGGATGGACCCCGAGGACCTGACGAAACTCTCCTCGAACGAGAACCCCCACGGCCCGAGTCCGAAGGCGGTCGCCGCCATCGAAGACGCCGCGCCGACCGTGAGCGTCTACCCGAAGACGGCCCACACGGACCTGACCGAACGCCTCGCCGACAAGTGGGGCCTCGAAGCCGAACAGGTGTGGGTGTCGCCCGGCGCGGACGGCTCTATCGACTACCTGACCCGCGCGATGCTCGAACCGGACGACCGGATTCTCGAACCGTCGCCCGGCTTTTCGTACTACTCGATGAGCGCCCAGTACCACCACGGCGACGCCGTCCAGTACGAGGTGTCGAAGGGCGACAACTTCGAACAGACCGCCGACCTCGTCCTCGACGCCTACGACGGCGAGCGCATGGTCTACCTCACGACGCCGCACAACCCCACCGGCTCCGTGCTCCCGCGGGACGAACTCGTCGAGCTCGCCGAGTCGGTCGAGGACCACACGCTCCTCGTCGTCGACGAGGCCTACGGCGAGTTCGCCGAGGAACCGTCGGCCATCGACCTCCTCTCGGAGTACGACAACATCGCGGTCCTGCGGACGTTCTCGAAGGCCTACGGGCTGGCCGGCCTCCGCATCGGCTACGCTTGCGTCCCCGAGGCGTGGGCCGACGCCTACGCCCGCGTGAACACGCCGTTCGCCGCCAGCGAGGTCGCCTGCCGCGCCGCGCTCGCCGCGCTCGACGACGAGGAACACGTCGAGAAATCCGTCGAGTCGGCCCGGTGGTCCCGCGAGTACCTCCGCGAACACCTCGACGCGCCGACGTGGGAAAGCGAGGGCAACTTCGTCCTCGTCGAAGTGGCCGACGCCACCGCCGTTACTGAGGCCGCCCAGCGCGAGGGCGTCATCGTCCGCGACTGTGGGAGTTTCGGCCTGCCGGAGTGCATCCGCGTCTCCTGCGGCACCGAAGCACAGACCAAGCGCGCCGTGGACGTGCTCAACCGCATCGTCTCGGAGGTGCCGCCGGCGTGA
- a CDS encoding CDP-alcohol phosphatidyltransferase family protein yields the protein MTLDQYRDTADKLLAPFVSVADAAGLSPNGVSVVAFGFAVAAGVAFGLADPVWYGLGAVFVFCNGWLDLVDGALAREQGVSSKAGDLLDHVLDRYADIVVIVGLAAGIDSFALGLAAVTGVLMTSYLGTQIQAVGLGRAYGGLVGRADRLALMGLVGLASAVYTGTLGGFTLVGWLLVFFAVVGHLTAVQRFWGAWSDLT from the coding sequence ATGACGCTCGACCAGTACCGCGACACCGCCGACAAGCTGCTCGCCCCGTTCGTCTCGGTCGCCGACGCCGCCGGCCTCTCGCCGAACGGCGTGAGCGTCGTCGCCTTCGGGTTCGCCGTCGCCGCCGGCGTCGCCTTCGGCCTCGCCGACCCGGTTTGGTACGGCCTCGGCGCGGTGTTCGTCTTCTGTAACGGCTGGCTCGACCTCGTGGACGGCGCGCTCGCCCGCGAGCAGGGGGTCTCCTCGAAGGCCGGCGACCTGCTGGACCACGTGCTCGACCGCTACGCCGACATCGTCGTCATCGTCGGTCTCGCCGCCGGTATCGACTCGTTCGCGCTGGGCCTCGCCGCCGTCACGGGCGTCCTCATGACCTCCTACCTCGGCACGCAGATTCAGGCGGTCGGGCTCGGCCGCGCCTACGGCGGTCTCGTCGGGCGTGCCGACCGACTGGCGCTCATGGGTCTCGTCGGCCTCGCGTCCGCCGTCTACACCGGCACGCTCGGCGGGTTCACGCTCGTCGGCTGGCTCCTCGTGTTCTTCGCCGTCGTCGGCCACCTCACCGCGGTCCAGCGTTTCTGGGGCGCGTGGAGCGACCTGACCTGA
- a CDS encoding metal-dependent hydrolase, with product MELTWHGHSTWYVTVGDTSLLIDPFFDNPATSLDPSDVETPDYVLLTHGHADHIAHAGEFDGATVVGTPELTGYVEAEMGVDETIGMNIGGTVELGDAFVTMVRADHTNGINTGYEHEAGMPGGYMISDTLPTQESDADSTTFYHAGDTGLMTDMREIFGAYFEPDAAALPVGDHYTMGPWQGAIAADWLGVDHVFPMHYNTFPAIEIDVRDFEREVKAAGSQAEVHALDGDESFTLE from the coding sequence ATGGAACTCACCTGGCACGGTCACTCGACGTGGTACGTCACGGTCGGAGACACCTCGCTTCTCATCGACCCGTTCTTCGACAACCCCGCCACGTCTCTCGACCCGAGCGACGTGGAGACTCCCGACTACGTCCTGCTCACCCACGGGCACGCGGACCACATCGCCCACGCAGGCGAGTTCGACGGCGCGACGGTCGTCGGCACGCCCGAACTCACCGGCTACGTCGAAGCCGAGATGGGCGTCGACGAGACCATCGGCATGAACATCGGCGGGACGGTCGAACTCGGCGACGCGTTCGTCACGATGGTCCGCGCCGACCATACCAACGGCATCAACACCGGCTACGAGCACGAGGCCGGGATGCCCGGCGGCTACATGATTAGCGACACGCTGCCGACACAGGAGTCCGACGCCGACTCCACGACGTTCTATCACGCGGGCGACACGGGACTCATGACCGACATGCGCGAGATTTTCGGCGCGTACTTCGAACCCGACGCGGCCGCGCTCCCGGTCGGTGACCACTACACGATGGGTCCGTGGCAGGGCGCTATCGCCGCCGACTGGCTCGGCGTCGACCACGTGTTCCCGATGCACTACAACACGTTCCCAGCTATCGAAATCGACGTGCGCGACTTCGAGCGCGAGGTGAAAGCCGCCGGCAGTCAGGCCGAGGTTCACGCCCTCGACGGCGACGAGTCGTTCACCCTCGAATAG
- a CDS encoding HAD-IIA family hydrolase — translation MNYRGVVLDVDGTVVRGDEAIPGALDGLAAVDAAGLDRLFVSNNPTKAPVAYEARLRGAGIDATADEVVTSGTTTTAYLADRHPGARTFCVGEAGFRDQLRDAGLELVGSTDDPEVVVVAIDREFHYDDLRDANRALRSGAAFYGTDPDVIIPTADGDIPGSGAIINAVAGVAERDPDAILGKPSKVAQEYVLDKLGLPPEEVLIVGDRLDTDIAFGLDAGMGTALVRTGVTDDAALAASEYEPDHVLDGLGDIGRILSK, via the coding sequence ATGAACTACCGAGGTGTCGTTCTCGACGTCGACGGGACCGTGGTCCGCGGTGACGAAGCGATTCCGGGCGCGCTCGACGGGCTCGCCGCCGTCGACGCCGCCGGGCTCGACCGACTGTTCGTCTCGAACAACCCGACGAAGGCCCCCGTCGCCTACGAGGCGCGGCTCCGCGGGGCCGGCATCGACGCGACCGCCGACGAGGTGGTAACCTCCGGCACGACCACCACGGCGTACCTCGCCGACCGACATCCCGGCGCGCGGACGTTCTGCGTCGGCGAGGCGGGCTTCCGCGACCAACTCCGCGACGCCGGCCTCGAACTCGTCGGCTCCACCGACGACCCCGAAGTCGTCGTCGTCGCCATCGACCGCGAGTTCCACTACGACGACCTCCGCGACGCCAACCGCGCGCTTCGCTCCGGGGCCGCCTTCTACGGCACCGACCCCGACGTCATCATCCCGACCGCCGACGGCGATATCCCCGGGTCGGGCGCGATTATCAACGCCGTCGCGGGCGTCGCCGAGCGCGACCCCGACGCGATTCTCGGCAAACCCTCGAAGGTCGCCCAGGAGTACGTCCTCGACAAGTTGGGCCTGCCGCCCGAGGAGGTGCTCATCGTCGGCGACCGCCTCGACACCGACATCGCGTTCGGCCTCGACGCGGGCATGGGGACCGCGCTCGTCCGAACCGGCGTGACCGACGACGCGGCCCTCGCGGCGAGCGAGTACGAACCCGACCACGTCCTCGACGGCCTCGGCGACATCGGTCGCATCCTCTCGAAATAG
- a CDS encoding gluconate 2-dehydrogenase subunit 3 family protein, translating into MRLTRRDALTVLAGLGVTGGAVSLTQFDPPTADSTDEAGESTGADGADGDDTPPTAVRETMVAAAEVVYPSAAEGVSEFVETYVVGRARDDSRRTAMVDAATELDDIGRDWEGAAFAELPEGDRDRLLRELGVDAADPIPDGTLSERLRFHVVNELLYAFYASPTGGRLVGIENPIGHPGGAESYRRATMDDPETTDSGGEGDG; encoded by the coding sequence ATGCGACTGACGCGACGGGACGCGCTGACCGTGCTCGCCGGTCTCGGCGTCACCGGTGGGGCCGTGTCGCTGACGCAGTTCGACCCGCCGACCGCCGATTCGACCGACGAGGCAGGTGAGTCGACTGGTGCGGACGGAGCGGACGGCGACGACACCCCGCCGACCGCGGTGCGCGAGACGATGGTCGCCGCGGCCGAGGTCGTCTACCCGAGCGCGGCCGAGGGCGTCTCGGAGTTCGTCGAGACCTACGTCGTCGGGCGCGCGAGAGACGACTCGCGGCGGACCGCGATGGTCGACGCCGCGACCGAGTTGGACGACATCGGCCGCGACTGGGAGGGTGCGGCCTTCGCCGAACTTCCCGAAGGCGACCGCGACCGCCTGCTCCGCGAACTCGGCGTCGACGCGGCCGACCCGATTCCGGACGGGACGCTCTCCGAGCGCCTCCGATTTCACGTCGTGAACGAACTGCTCTACGCCTTCTACGCCTCGCCGACCGGCGGCCGCCTCGTCGGCATCGAGAACCCTATCGGCCACCCCGGCGGGGCCGAGAGCTACCGGCGGGCGACGATGGACGACCCCGAGACGACCGACTCCGGGGGTGAGGGCGATGGATAG
- a CDS encoding fumarylacetoacetate hydrolase family protein, whose translation MHHVRFRDPAGAVRTGEWHGDSVSFGGENYDLDEVDVLPPCEPSKIVCIGRNYAKHAEERDEEVPDRPLLFLKPPNAVAGHGDTVTLPAGKKNVEHEAELAVVIGEQCRNVAAEDAEGVIAGYTVMNDVSNRDDQDIETNWVRGKAFDGSAPLGPVLADPDHLPDDASISLRVNGETRQDSSIEHLIFSIPDLVAEITSYMTLEAGDIISTGTPEGVGPLEDGDRVAVEVEGVGVLEHDVRQD comes from the coding sequence ATGCATCACGTCCGATTCCGCGACCCCGCGGGCGCAGTTCGAACCGGCGAGTGGCACGGCGATTCGGTCTCTTTCGGCGGCGAGAACTACGACCTCGACGAGGTCGACGTGCTCCCGCCGTGCGAGCCGTCGAAAATCGTCTGTATCGGCCGCAACTACGCCAAGCACGCCGAGGAGCGCGACGAGGAGGTCCCCGACCGGCCGCTTTTGTTCCTCAAGCCGCCGAACGCGGTCGCCGGCCACGGCGACACCGTGACGCTCCCCGCGGGCAAGAAGAACGTCGAACACGAGGCCGAACTCGCGGTCGTCATCGGCGAGCAGTGCCGGAACGTCGCGGCCGAGGACGCCGAAGGTGTCATCGCGGGCTACACCGTCATGAACGACGTGTCCAACCGCGACGACCAGGACATCGAGACGAACTGGGTCCGCGGGAAGGCGTTCGACGGCTCTGCCCCGCTCGGTCCGGTCCTCGCCGACCCCGACCACCTCCCCGACGACGCGAGCATCTCGTTGCGCGTGAACGGCGAGACGCGACAGGACTCCAGCATCGAACACCTCATCTTCTCGATTCCCGACCTCGTCGCTGAAATCACGTCCTACATGACGCTCGAAGCCGGCGACATCATCTCGACCGGAACGCCCGAGGGCGTCGGCCCGCTGGAAGACGGCGACCGCGTCGCGGTCGAAGTCGAGGGCGTCGGCGTCCTCGAACACGACGTGCGACAGGACTGA
- a CDS encoding GMC family oxidoreductase yields the protein MDRIPVADADVCIVGAGPAGGLVAHRLAESGATVVVLEAGPRFDGNRREQLEQHVRPGLGGPWEMGGPRDAFSSSGESFYPLNAARVKGVGGSTLHWQGMVMRLHERDFELDSRHGVGADWPIGYDDLRPYYAAAEREFGVAGADDNPYAPPRDEPYPLPAFRPSHSDSIFAEACKRLGIDMHSVGNARNSEPYDDRSPCVGYGTCKPVCPSGAKYTAESHVEKAESAGARVIDRARVRRLEHDEAGERVVAAAYTTPDGETHRQEATQFVLACGGVENVRLLLLSDSDRYPDGLANSSGAVGRYFMDHLFAGMGGRLDRPTRQNHVGFNTSECHQFYDDADPVNGLKLEFLNYAGPSPVIDALHADTWGDDLLDQLDERYGTHVSMGALVEQLPREDNYVGLDRETTDDLGDPVPEIHWSVDEQTEAALSRANEIQARVLDELGVEGRWTVGPDETGPAYHHMGTTRMGDDPESSVVDAECRAHDLDNLWISGSSVFPTGGAMNPTLTIAALSLRLAESLRAELG from the coding sequence ATGGATAGAATCCCCGTCGCCGACGCCGACGTGTGCATCGTCGGCGCCGGGCCCGCCGGCGGCCTCGTCGCCCACCGACTCGCCGAGTCGGGAGCGACAGTCGTCGTCCTCGAAGCCGGGCCGCGGTTCGACGGCAACAGGCGGGAGCAACTGGAACAGCACGTCCGTCCCGGCCTCGGCGGCCCGTGGGAGATGGGCGGCCCGCGGGACGCGTTTTCCTCCTCGGGCGAGTCGTTCTACCCGCTGAACGCCGCCCGCGTGAAGGGCGTCGGCGGGTCGACGCTCCACTGGCAGGGGATGGTGATGCGCCTCCACGAGCGCGACTTCGAACTCGACTCCAGACACGGCGTCGGAGCCGACTGGCCAATCGGCTACGACGACCTCCGGCCGTACTACGCCGCCGCGGAACGCGAGTTTGGCGTCGCGGGCGCGGACGACAACCCCTACGCGCCGCCGCGGGACGAGCCCTACCCGCTTCCCGCCTTCCGGCCGTCGCACTCGGATTCCATCTTCGCCGAGGCCTGCAAGCGCCTCGGCATCGACATGCACTCCGTGGGCAACGCCCGCAACTCCGAACCGTACGACGACCGGTCGCCCTGCGTCGGTTACGGGACGTGCAAGCCGGTCTGTCCCTCCGGCGCGAAGTACACCGCCGAGTCCCACGTCGAAAAGGCCGAATCCGCGGGGGCACGGGTCATCGACCGCGCGCGAGTCCGGCGACTCGAACACGACGAGGCGGGCGAGCGCGTCGTCGCCGCCGCCTACACGACCCCCGACGGCGAGACCCACAGGCAGGAGGCGACCCAGTTCGTCCTCGCCTGCGGCGGCGTCGAGAACGTCAGACTGCTGTTGCTGTCCGACTCCGACCGCTACCCCGACGGTCTCGCTAACTCCTCGGGTGCCGTCGGTCGGTACTTCATGGACCACCTGTTCGCCGGGATGGGCGGCCGCCTCGACCGCCCCACGCGACAGAACCACGTCGGCTTCAACACCAGCGAGTGCCACCAGTTCTACGACGACGCCGACCCGGTCAACGGCCTCAAACTGGAGTTTCTCAACTACGCCGGCCCGTCGCCGGTCATCGACGCCCTCCACGCCGACACGTGGGGCGACGACCTGCTCGACCAGTTGGACGAGCGCTACGGCACGCACGTGTCCATGGGCGCGCTGGTCGAACAGCTCCCCCGCGAGGACAACTACGTCGGCCTCGACCGGGAGACGACCGACGACCTCGGCGACCCCGTCCCCGAGATACACTGGTCCGTCGACGAACAGACGGAGGCCGCGCTCTCGCGGGCCAACGAGATTCAGGCGCGCGTGCTGGACGAACTCGGCGTCGAGGGCCGCTGGACCGTCGGCCCCGACGAGACCGGCCCCGCGTACCATCACATGGGGACGACGCGGATGGGCGACGACCCCGAGTCGAGCGTCGTAGACGCCGAGTGCCGCGCCCACGACCTCGACAACCTCTGGATTTCGGGGTCGAGCGTCTTCCCGACCGGCGGCGCGATGAACCCGACGCTCACCATCGCGGCGCTCTCGCTTCGACTCGCCGAGTCGCTTCGGGCCGAACTCGGGTAG
- a CDS encoding OsmC family protein, translated as MSDIQTSTVSEEGYACTSQVGDFDLQIDATDETGPNPNAALVATYASCFLPAFRVGGQKTGFDDLGKVQIDADADLDDGDDLTSISFDVYVESDLSDDEFAEITELAEDICHVHDALRDELQADVTVVGDAF; from the coding sequence ATGTCCGACATCCAGACCTCTACTGTCAGCGAGGAAGGGTACGCATGCACGAGCCAGGTCGGCGACTTCGACCTCCAGATCGACGCCACCGACGAGACGGGTCCGAACCCGAACGCCGCGCTCGTCGCGACGTACGCCTCCTGTTTCCTCCCCGCCTTCCGCGTCGGCGGTCAGAAGACGGGCTTCGACGACCTCGGTAAGGTCCAGATCGACGCCGACGCCGACCTCGACGACGGCGACGACCTCACGAGCATCAGCTTCGACGTCTACGTGGAGTCCGACCTCTCGGACGACGAGTTCGCCGAAATCACGGAACTCGCCGAGGACATCTGCCACGTCCACGACGCGCTCCGCGACGAGCTGCAGGCCGACGTGACCGTCGTCGGCGACGCGTTCTAA